A section of the Rhodobacter sp. genome encodes:
- the phnE gene encoding phosphonate ABC transporter, permease protein PhnE: protein MTVTPIAPPGPDTIRRAYLALTRRRRLYSGLMLLVFALLMIAGFRTAESRNAGGFVEGLAHLPDFPAAILSEAWDKAENLPGHMRDALPALVETLNVAAVATLTGTLGGILLSLLATRGLAPLPALAGVFRRIADILRAVPEIVVALVLIFLLGAGPVPAAIAIGLHTAGAMGKLFAEVNENIDPKPVEGLASVGARWSQRMLLGVVPQVAPNYFSYALLRFEINVRASAILGFVGAGGIGYDLKNAMTFGQGKLDEAAGIFIVLFLTIVVLDQASSLVRHRLTQGRA from the coding sequence ATGACCGTGACACCGATCGCCCCGCCGGGCCCCGATACGATCCGCCGCGCGTATCTGGCGCTGACCCGGCGGCGGCGGCTCTATTCCGGGCTCATGCTGCTGGTTTTCGCGCTGCTGATGATCGCCGGGTTCCGCACCGCCGAATCGCGCAACGCCGGGGGCTTTGTCGAAGGTCTGGCGCATTTGCCCGATTTTCCCGCCGCCATCCTGTCCGAAGCCTGGGACAAGGCCGAAAACCTGCCCGGCCACATGCGGGATGCCCTGCCCGCGCTGGTGGAAACGCTGAACGTCGCCGCCGTGGCCACGCTGACCGGCACGCTGGGCGGCATCCTGCTGTCGCTGCTGGCGACCCGGGGGCTGGCCCCGCTGCCCGCGCTGGCGGGCGTCTTTCGCCGGATCGCGGATATCCTGCGCGCCGTGCCCGAGATCGTGGTGGCGCTGGTGCTGATCTTCCTGCTGGGCGCGGGTCCGGTGCCCGCGGCCATCGCCATCGGCCTGCACACCGCCGGCGCGATGGGCAAGCTGTTCGCCGAGGTGAACGAGAACATCGACCCCAAGCCGGTCGAGGGGCTGGCCTCGGTCGGGGCGCGATGGAGCCAGCGGATGCTGTTGGGCGTGGTGCCGCAGGTCGCGCCCAATTACTTCAGCTATGCGTTGCTGCGGTTCGAGATCAACGTGCGCGCCTCGGCCATCCTGGGGTTCGTGGGCGCGGGCGGCATCGGCTATGACCTGAAGAACGCCATGACCTTTGGCCAGGGCAAGCTGGACGAGGCCGCCGGCATCTTCATCGTGCTGTTCCTGACCATCGTCGTGCTGGACCAGGCGTCCAGCCTGGTCCGCCACCGCCTGACGCAGGGGAGGGCCTGA